Proteins from one Stenotrophomonas aracearum genomic window:
- a CDS encoding FecR family protein, whose amino-acid sequence MSPQNLPDHRTQPDSPDLLAEQAQAWIAWLASGAVEPERMQAFEQWLKQPGHRRAFEYERQLWQAVAQPPVRAHRAPRRRAPRIALAAAAVLALLWVSPDAWLRLRADHRSGSEVVTLALPDGSRAVLDADSAIAVDYDDSERGIRLLRGRAWFEVAPGHAQPFRVRAQGGVVEDIATAFAVADTGHGVDAEVSQGQIRVAATPESGWTYLLAGQRAGFARGGQVLRQADLAPDRIAAWREGELLLDAVPVGAAVDQIARYRAGPTFVRGDLSALSPVNAALRVDQPEQALDALAMSAGLRVTRLPLGVAIVSREAAH is encoded by the coding sequence ATGAGCCCGCAGAACCTGCCCGACCACCGGACCCAACCCGACTCGCCCGACCTGCTTGCCGAACAGGCGCAGGCGTGGATCGCATGGCTCGCCTCCGGCGCGGTCGAACCCGAGCGCATGCAGGCCTTCGAGCAGTGGTTGAAGCAACCCGGCCACCGCCGCGCGTTCGAATACGAACGGCAGCTGTGGCAGGCGGTGGCGCAGCCCCCGGTGCGCGCCCACCGTGCACCCCGCAGGCGCGCGCCGCGCATCGCGTTGGCGGCAGCAGCGGTGCTCGCCCTGCTGTGGGTGTCGCCGGACGCGTGGCTGCGCCTGCGCGCCGACCACCGCAGCGGCAGCGAGGTGGTGACACTGGCATTGCCAGACGGCAGCCGGGCGGTGCTCGATGCCGACTCGGCGATCGCCGTGGACTACGACGACAGCGAGCGCGGCATCCGCCTGCTGCGCGGCCGCGCCTGGTTCGAAGTCGCGCCCGGGCACGCGCAGCCTTTCCGGGTCCGCGCGCAGGGTGGGGTAGTGGAAGACATCGCCACGGCCTTCGCGGTGGCCGATACCGGACACGGCGTGGACGCCGAAGTGTCGCAGGGACAGATCCGCGTGGCGGCGACGCCGGAAAGCGGCTGGACCTACCTGCTGGCCGGGCAACGCGCCGGCTTCGCGCGCGGTGGCCAGGTGCTGCGCCAGGCCGACCTCGCGCCGGACCGGATCGCGGCATGGCGCGAGGGCGAGCTGCTGCTGGACGCGGTGCCGGTGGGCGCGGCGGTCGACCAGATCGCGCGGTATCGCGCCGGGCCGACCTTCGTGCGCGGCGACCTGTCGGCGTTGTCGCCGGTCAACGCCGCGCTGCGCGTCGACCAGCCCGAGCAGGCGCTGGACGCGCTGGCGATGTCGGCCGGCCTGCGCGTCACCCGCCTGCCGCTGGGCGTGGCGATCGTGAGCCGCGAAGCGGCGCACTGA
- a CDS encoding RNA polymerase sigma factor yields MSSNASTLTELLIRERPALLRLVRRILGSDSSAEDVIQAIWFKARGVDGSVAIDNPRAYLYRLATNLATDQGRERSRQARLLADHYLWGPDEVLSTEEQAMAQDELQRVLAAADHLPEPTRTIFRLNRLQGLTQAEIARRRGVSVTTVENHVRAALQRLAWARSGR; encoded by the coding sequence ATGTCGTCCAATGCCTCGACCCTCACCGAGCTGCTGATCCGCGAACGCCCTGCGCTGCTGCGCCTGGTGCGCCGCATCCTGGGCAGCGACAGCAGCGCTGAAGATGTGATCCAGGCCATCTGGTTCAAGGCCCGCGGCGTCGATGGCAGCGTGGCCATCGACAACCCGCGGGCCTATCTGTACCGTCTGGCCACCAACCTGGCCACCGACCAGGGCCGGGAACGCAGCCGCCAGGCGCGGCTGTTGGCCGACCACTACCTGTGGGGGCCGGATGAAGTGCTGTCCACGGAAGAACAGGCCATGGCCCAGGACGAGCTGCAGCGCGTGCTGGCCGCCGCCGACCATCTTCCCGAACCGACCCGCACGATCTTCCGCCTCAACCGGTTGCAGGGGCTGACCCAGGCGGAGATTGCCCGGCGCCGTGGCGTGTCGGTCACCACCGTGGAAAACCATGTGCGGGCCGCGTTGCAGCGGCTCGCCTGGGCGCGCAGCGGGCGGTAA
- a CDS encoding DUF5074 domain-containing protein, translating into MNTATAEVTREFGPFAGADAVHGVSFDGRHVWAATGAALLAIDPDTGQTVRSLPVPCDAGTAFDGTHLYQIAEARIDRIDPQTGKVLGSIPAPGGGNDSGMAWADGSLWVGQYRDRRIHQIDPDNGRVIRTIESDRFVTGVTWVDGELWHGTDDGERSDIRRVDPASGEVLERLEMPEGQHVSGLEADGAGLFYAGGGRSGKLRVVRRPRA; encoded by the coding sequence ATGAACACTGCAACTGCTGAAGTCACCCGCGAATTCGGCCCGTTTGCCGGCGCCGACGCCGTGCATGGGGTCAGTTTCGACGGCCGCCACGTCTGGGCCGCCACCGGCGCGGCCCTGCTCGCGATCGATCCGGACACCGGCCAGACCGTGCGTTCGCTCCCCGTGCCCTGCGACGCCGGTACTGCCTTCGACGGCACGCATCTGTACCAGATCGCCGAAGCCCGGATCGACCGGATCGACCCGCAGACCGGCAAGGTACTGGGCTCCATTCCTGCTCCCGGCGGCGGCAACGACTCGGGCATGGCCTGGGCCGATGGCAGTCTCTGGGTTGGGCAGTACCGCGACCGTCGCATCCATCAGATCGACCCCGACAACGGGCGCGTGATCCGCACGATCGAATCGGACCGCTTCGTCACCGGCGTGACCTGGGTCGACGGTGAGCTCTGGCATGGCACCGACGACGGCGAGCGCAGCGACATCCGCCGCGTGGACCCTGCCAGCGGCGAGGTGCTGGAGCGGCTGGAGATGCCCGAAGGCCAGCACGTGAGTGGCCTGGAAGCCGACGGTGCCGGCCTGTTCTATGCCGGCGGCGGACGCAGCGGCAAACTTCGCGTGGTGCGGCGACCACGGGCTTAA
- a CDS encoding helix-turn-helix domain-containing protein, whose translation MDSLLTAAARALAAGDVLTALGHVSLRGDPPALALRGVAMAQLGELERARDLLRQAQRGFGRDEVLARARCVVAEAEVALALRDLAGSSTPLLAAALALQTRGDPHNAQQAWLILARRALLLGRPQEALTALAQVRARAQAPALAAMAALTEAALAACALQVPQAEAALLLAADAAQASGIAALQAEVAHASGQLAQPAARRLGEGAATPLDLAAVQRLLASPACVIDGCRRGVWQSGQWRSLARRPLLFALLRALGQAWPGDVDRDQVIAEVFRTHAGDHTHRARLRVDIGRVRSAVQGLLEIEATDTGYRLRAPAGIDVAVLVPPRDGEPAALEALLADGAAWSTSALALAVGASQRTVQRELAALEAEGAVRSHGRGRAQRWLGAPLAGFTTILLLPASLPGD comes from the coding sequence ATGGATTCACTGCTTACCGCCGCCGCCCGTGCCCTTGCCGCCGGTGATGTGCTCACCGCGCTGGGGCACGTGTCCCTGCGCGGCGACCCACCGGCGCTTGCCCTGCGTGGCGTGGCCATGGCGCAGCTGGGCGAACTGGAGCGGGCCCGCGACCTGCTGCGCCAGGCCCAGCGTGGATTTGGTCGCGATGAAGTGCTGGCACGGGCCCGCTGTGTCGTGGCCGAGGCCGAAGTGGCGCTGGCGCTGCGCGACCTCGCCGGCTCCAGTACGCCCTTACTGGCTGCCGCACTTGCCCTGCAGACGCGCGGTGACCCGCACAACGCGCAGCAGGCGTGGTTGATCCTGGCGCGCCGCGCACTGCTGCTGGGACGCCCGCAGGAAGCGCTCACTGCCCTGGCGCAGGTCCGCGCACGCGCGCAGGCACCGGCGCTCGCGGCAATGGCCGCATTGACCGAGGCCGCGTTGGCGGCCTGTGCGCTGCAGGTGCCGCAGGCAGAGGCCGCGTTGCTGCTGGCCGCCGATGCGGCCCAGGCATCCGGCATCGCGGCGCTGCAGGCCGAGGTGGCGCACGCGAGCGGACAACTGGCGCAGCCCGCAGCACGCAGGCTGGGCGAGGGCGCCGCAACGCCGCTGGACCTGGCCGCCGTGCAACGCCTGCTCGCGTCGCCTGCGTGCGTGATCGACGGCTGTCGGCGGGGTGTCTGGCAGTCGGGGCAGTGGCGCTCGCTGGCGCGCCGCCCGCTGCTGTTCGCGTTGCTGCGTGCGCTCGGCCAGGCCTGGCCGGGCGACGTGGACCGGGATCAGGTGATCGCAGAGGTGTTCCGTACCCATGCCGGCGACCACACCCACCGTGCTCGCCTGCGCGTGGACATCGGGCGGGTCCGTTCAGCGGTGCAGGGTCTGCTGGAGATCGAGGCAACCGACACCGGGTACCGGTTGCGCGCACCGGCCGGTATCGACGTGGCCGTGCTGGTGCCCCCGCGCGATGGCGAGCCGGCGGCACTGGAAGCGCTGCTGGCCGACGGCGCGGCCTGGTCCACCTCGGCACTGGCGCTGGCGGTGGGCGCCAGCCAGCGCACCGTGCAGCGCGAACTGGCCGCGCTGGAAGCCGAAGGCGCGGTGCGCAGCCATGGACGTGGGCGCGCGCAGCGCTGGCTGGGCGCGCCGCTGGCCGGATTCACGACGATCTTGTTACTCCCTGCCTCGCTGCCAGGCGACTAG
- the ppa gene encoding inorganic diphosphatase produces the protein MGLELVSPGKNPPEEINVIIEIPKDSEPVKYEVDKETGAIFVDRILSTPMRYPCNYGYVPSTLCGDGDPADVLVVLPLPLIPGSVVRCRPVGVLKMSDEAGSDEKILAVPVSKVFSGYAHVEDIEQVSSHWLERIGHFFEHYKDLEKGKWVKLDGWGGAAEAKQILVEAHQRYLSSAS, from the coding sequence ATGGGTCTGGAACTCGTCTCGCCCGGCAAGAACCCGCCGGAAGAAATCAACGTCATCATCGAGATCCCGAAGGACTCGGAACCGGTCAAGTACGAAGTGGACAAGGAAACCGGCGCGATCTTCGTCGACCGCATCCTCTCCACCCCGATGCGCTACCCGTGCAACTACGGCTACGTGCCGAGCACCCTGTGCGGCGACGGCGACCCGGCCGACGTGCTGGTGGTGCTGCCGCTGCCACTGATCCCCGGTTCGGTGGTGCGCTGCCGTCCGGTCGGCGTGCTGAAGATGAGCGACGAAGCCGGCAGCGATGAAAAGATCCTGGCCGTGCCGGTGTCCAAGGTATTCAGCGGCTACGCGCACGTGGAAGACATCGAACAGGTGTCCAGCCACTGGCTGGAGCGCATCGGCCACTTCTTCGAGCACTACAAGGATCTGGAGAAGGGCAAGTGGGTCAAGCTGGATGGCTGGGGCGGCGCCGCCGAAGCCAAGCAGATCCTGGTCGAAGCGCACCAGCGCTATCTGTCCAGCGCCAGCTGA
- a CDS encoding HDOD domain-containing protein, with the protein MRILLVGDEASLSAELLDFIADLGEEWQPLTAADGQTAMSIVSASPVDAVIACPTLPDLTATTLLGQIRTLRPETIRIALVEAPQGNRPPPARLIGVAHRFLPLPLAPEVLLEALTSLEELRELLDSERLRSAIGRIEKLPSPPHLYLSLTQALEHDDDTDTADVAKLVSADPAIAAKVLQLSNSAFFNSGRTISDLRSAVTRLGLATLRDLVLASEVFSASALSGAERNALQQRALLASRLAAKLLPESSAELGATAALLADIGLLLPGVRNERTEPASDADPRPGHSEAGAYLLGLWGLPMPIIEAVAFHLQPQRSNTRSFWVTGAVHVALALVNGEPVDEEYLQRAGVLGKLPQWRDHANGLMGLATADA; encoded by the coding sequence GTGCGTATTCTGTTAGTTGGGGACGAAGCCAGCCTGTCGGCTGAGCTGTTGGATTTCATTGCCGATCTTGGGGAAGAATGGCAGCCGTTGACCGCCGCCGATGGCCAGACGGCCATGAGCATCGTGTCGGCCTCGCCGGTCGATGCGGTCATTGCCTGCCCCACCCTGCCCGATCTCACCGCGACCACGCTGCTGGGCCAGATCCGGACGCTGCGTCCGGAAACGATCCGCATCGCGCTGGTTGAAGCGCCGCAGGGCAACCGGCCGCCGCCGGCGCGCCTGATCGGCGTGGCCCACCGTTTCCTGCCGTTGCCGCTGGCGCCGGAAGTGCTGCTTGAAGCGCTGACCAGCCTGGAAGAGCTGCGCGAGCTGCTCGACAGCGAACGCCTGCGCAGCGCCATCGGGCGCATCGAAAAACTGCCGTCGCCGCCGCACTTGTACCTGAGCCTGACCCAGGCGCTGGAGCACGACGACGACACCGATACCGCCGACGTGGCCAAGCTGGTTTCGGCCGACCCGGCGATTGCGGCCAAGGTGCTGCAGCTGTCGAACTCGGCGTTCTTCAACAGCGGGCGGACCATTTCCGACCTGCGCAGCGCGGTGACCCGGCTGGGCCTGGCCACGCTGCGCGACCTGGTGCTGGCCAGTGAAGTGTTCTCGGCGTCGGCGCTGTCCGGTGCCGAGCGCAATGCGCTGCAGCAGCGCGCGCTGCTGGCCTCGCGGCTGGCGGCCAAGCTGCTGCCGGAATCCAGCGCCGAACTGGGCGCCACCGCAGCGCTGCTGGCCGATATCGGCCTGCTGCTGCCGGGCGTGCGCAACGAGCGCACCGAGCCGGCCAGCGACGCCGACCCGCGCCCGGGGCACAGCGAAGCCGGTGCGTACCTGCTGGGCCTGTGGGGCCTGCCGATGCCGATCATCGAAGCGGTGGCGTTCCATCTGCAGCCGCAGCGGTCGAACACGCGCAGCTTCTGGGTGACCGGTGCGGTGCACGTGGCGCTGGCACTGGTCAACGGCGAGCCGGTGGACGAGGAATACCTGCAGCGCGCAGGCGTGCTGGGCAAGTTGCCGCAGTGGCGCGACCATGCCAATGGGTTGATGGGGTTGGCTACCGCTGATGCTTGA
- a CDS encoding TonB-dependent receptor, translating to MNFRTPAVRLGLLPAGIALALVPSFASAQEAASGTTDLDRISVTGSRIRGANMETQQPILTMTRESLEKQGFSSVADVLNNLTSAGSPAISRSESLASGENVGGYYVDIRNLGAERTLVLMNGKRLGATTAGLQDLSQIPMSAVERIEILKDGASSIYGSDAIAGVVNVITRKNFDGGEAQVYVGQYDNGDGDTQQYSMTLGATGERGSLTLSAEYNKQDPVWAKDRWYSRDGGLGPLSTPEDWSPISQNGSWCNPLVYDCSRTSKTAVWQTLNQGGNPNNPADYHELTPAEYANSNQQMTLLTGVERKSLYVNGTYDFTDTISLNTDVLYNERKTFQQIAGYPYQSSSFGTPLTAASAFNPVGQNVDFRRRLWEVPRTTDSQLKTLRFAPTVSGYFELAGKTFDWDVGALWNRNESVKSNYGDMSLIAAEQALGPSFINGQGIAQCGTAANPVALGDCRPWNPLLPYGVAGQGSLADPELQSFLFPTYTTRGETKTTSFTANLAGSIVTLPAGDLGFAVGVEHRKEEGSYVPDAFAQSGMSTGLGQKPTQGEYDLNEVYLELNVPILADMAFAKELTLNVASRYSDYSNFGGTTNSKFGLTWRPMDELLVRGTYAEGFRAPTISDLYGGLSSSFESYIDPCGTTAPGSVAGNAACSAAGVPADYVQLGQGNRPCSTLPCQSGDQFISGANPNLSPETSKSKTMGLVWSPRWVQGLDVSLDWYRYEISNMIIADSVDRILRDCYVLGNSGRCDSIVRADDGHVSAITYGTANLGMMETEGYDLGIKYRLPELAIGQFNIDWQTSYTSKYDEQGQNAAGDNIMIGRVGEAGLFRVRSNLGVNWQYGDFGVNYTARYYSGMKEGCIDTGEFWCNAPDHMANGEADPLRKTGSNTFHDLQVSWKAPWDATIALGANNVFDHKGPLMYSAPNSSFAYYGGFDIGRFLYMKYTQKF from the coding sequence ATGAATTTTCGTACTCCCGCAGTGCGGCTGGGTCTTCTGCCGGCCGGCATTGCGCTGGCGCTCGTGCCGAGCTTCGCTTCGGCACAGGAAGCAGCCTCCGGCACCACTGACCTCGATCGCATCTCGGTCACCGGCTCGCGCATTCGCGGCGCCAACATGGAGACCCAGCAGCCGATCCTGACGATGACCCGCGAATCCCTGGAAAAGCAGGGCTTCTCGAGCGTCGCTGACGTGCTGAACAACCTGACCTCGGCCGGTTCGCCGGCCATCTCGCGTTCGGAATCGCTGGCTTCCGGCGAGAACGTGGGCGGTTACTACGTCGACATCCGCAACCTGGGCGCCGAGCGCACCCTGGTGCTGATGAACGGCAAGCGCCTCGGCGCCACCACCGCTGGCCTGCAGGACCTGAGCCAGATCCCGATGTCGGCCGTTGAGCGCATCGAAATCCTGAAGGACGGCGCGTCGTCCATCTACGGTTCCGACGCCATTGCCGGCGTGGTCAACGTGATCACCCGCAAGAACTTCGACGGCGGCGAGGCCCAGGTCTATGTCGGCCAGTACGACAACGGCGACGGCGACACCCAGCAGTACTCGATGACCCTCGGTGCAACCGGCGAGCGCGGCAGCCTGACCCTGTCGGCTGAGTACAACAAGCAGGATCCGGTCTGGGCGAAGGACCGCTGGTACAGCCGCGATGGCGGCCTGGGCCCGCTGTCGACCCCGGAAGACTGGAGCCCGATCAGCCAGAACGGCAGCTGGTGCAACCCGCTGGTGTACGACTGCTCGCGCACCTCCAAGACCGCCGTGTGGCAGACCCTGAACCAGGGTGGCAACCCGAACAACCCGGCCGACTACCACGAGCTGACCCCGGCCGAGTACGCCAACTCCAACCAGCAGATGACCCTGCTGACCGGCGTTGAGCGCAAGTCGCTGTACGTCAACGGCACCTACGACTTCACCGACACCATCAGCCTGAACACCGACGTGCTCTACAACGAGCGCAAGACGTTCCAGCAGATCGCCGGTTACCCATACCAGTCGTCCTCGTTCGGCACCCCGCTGACCGCCGCCAGCGCGTTCAACCCGGTTGGCCAGAACGTCGACTTCCGTCGCCGCCTGTGGGAAGTGCCGCGCACCACCGACAGCCAGCTGAAGACCCTGCGCTTCGCCCCGACCGTCAGCGGCTACTTCGAGCTGGCCGGCAAGACCTTCGATTGGGACGTCGGCGCGCTGTGGAACCGCAACGAGTCGGTCAAGTCGAACTACGGCGACATGAGCCTGATCGCCGCCGAGCAGGCGCTGGGCCCGTCGTTCATCAACGGCCAGGGCATCGCGCAGTGCGGTACCGCTGCCAACCCGGTCGCGCTGGGTGACTGCCGCCCGTGGAACCCGCTGCTGCCGTACGGCGTTGCAGGCCAGGGTTCGCTGGCTGATCCGGAACTGCAGAGCTTCCTGTTCCCGACCTACACCACCCGTGGCGAAACCAAGACCACCAGCTTCACCGCCAACCTGGCCGGTTCCATCGTGACCCTGCCGGCCGGCGACCTCGGCTTCGCCGTGGGCGTGGAGCACCGCAAGGAAGAAGGCAGCTACGTGCCGGACGCCTTCGCACAGTCGGGCATGTCCACCGGCCTGGGCCAGAAGCCGACCCAGGGTGAGTACGATCTGAACGAGGTCTACCTCGAACTGAACGTGCCGATCCTGGCCGACATGGCGTTCGCCAAGGAACTGACCCTGAACGTTGCCAGCCGTTACTCGGACTACAGCAACTTCGGTGGCACCACCAACAGCAAGTTCGGCCTGACCTGGCGTCCGATGGACGAGCTGCTGGTCCGCGGCACCTACGCCGAGGGCTTCCGTGCTCCGACCATCAGCGACCTGTACGGTGGCCTGAGCTCGAGCTTCGAGTCGTACATCGACCCGTGCGGCACCACCGCGCCGGGCAGCGTTGCCGGCAATGCCGCCTGCTCCGCCGCTGGCGTGCCGGCCGACTACGTGCAGCTGGGCCAGGGCAACCGTCCGTGCTCGACCCTGCCGTGCCAGTCGGGTGACCAGTTCATCTCGGGTGCCAACCCGAACCTGTCGCCGGAAACCTCCAAGAGCAAGACCATGGGTCTGGTCTGGAGCCCGCGTTGGGTGCAGGGCCTGGACGTCTCGCTGGACTGGTACCGCTACGAAATCAGCAACATGATCATTGCTGACAGCGTCGACCGCATCCTGCGTGACTGCTACGTGCTCGGCAACAGCGGCCGTTGCGACAGCATCGTCCGTGCCGACGACGGCCACGTCAGCGCCATCACCTATGGCACTGCCAACCTCGGCATGATGGAAACCGAAGGTTACGACCTGGGCATCAAGTACCGCCTGCCGGAGCTGGCCATCGGTCAGTTCAACATCGACTGGCAGACCAGCTACACCTCCAAGTACGACGAGCAGGGCCAGAACGCTGCCGGCGACAACATCATGATCGGTCGCGTCGGTGAAGCCGGCCTGTTCCGCGTGCGTTCGAACCTGGGCGTGAACTGGCAGTACGGCGATTTCGGTGTGAACTACACCGCGCGCTACTACTCGGGCATGAAGGAAGGCTGCATCGACACCGGCGAGTTCTGGTGCAATGCCCCGGACCATATGGCCAACGGCGAAGCGGATCCGCTGCGCAAGACCGGCTCCAACACCTTCCACGACCTGCAGGTCAGCTGGAAGGCGCCGTGGGATGCCACCATCGCCCTGGGCGCGAACAACGTGTTCGACCACAAGGGTCCGCTGATGTACTCGGCGCCGAACTCGAGCTTCGCCTACTACGGCGGCTTCGACATCGGTCGCTTCCTGTACATGAAGTACACCCAGAAGTTCTGA
- a CDS encoding helix-turn-helix transcriptional regulator, whose amino-acid sequence MRQLSLADRGQSLSLDKIVDDGPLPTCLGVARLGSLQTAGTTFTVWMQLRGSAWVESKEGRFRLRQREWIAFEKESKPMIQAGRDGLCIGLSLTPDALRALGELADCSLYAGRGSMSRSEVRVALRLWRDVLATGQPAQALRPVLLHLAAMQRGMATGVQRCPGRSRIRKRQVFGRMQRARLYLEGNSHRVVRIGELAELTNFSSWYLSKTFQSLYEESPQSLSARLRLERAADLLRDTDMMIGEVAAASGFDNCCSFARAFRARYGQSASGFRQTGGSLPPKSANSPVASRK is encoded by the coding sequence ATGCGTCAGCTTTCCCTGGCCGATCGCGGCCAATCGCTTTCCCTGGACAAGATCGTCGACGACGGTCCGCTGCCGACCTGTCTCGGTGTTGCCCGGCTGGGCAGCCTACAGACGGCCGGCACCACGTTCACCGTGTGGATGCAGCTGCGTGGCAGCGCCTGGGTCGAATCCAAGGAAGGCCGCTTCCGCCTGCGCCAGCGCGAATGGATTGCATTCGAGAAAGAGTCCAAGCCGATGATCCAGGCAGGCCGTGATGGCCTGTGCATCGGCCTGAGCCTGACCCCGGACGCGCTGCGCGCGCTGGGCGAACTGGCCGATTGCAGCCTGTACGCCGGGCGCGGCAGCATGTCGCGCAGCGAAGTGCGGGTGGCCCTGCGCCTGTGGCGCGACGTACTGGCCACTGGCCAACCGGCGCAGGCCCTGCGTCCGGTACTGCTGCACCTGGCCGCGATGCAGCGTGGCATGGCCACCGGCGTGCAGCGTTGCCCCGGTCGTTCGCGCATCCGCAAGCGCCAGGTGTTCGGGCGCATGCAGCGCGCGCGCCTGTACCTGGAAGGCAACAGCCACCGCGTGGTGCGCATCGGCGAACTGGCCGAACTGACCAACTTCTCCAGCTGGTACCTGTCCAAGACCTTCCAGAGCCTGTATGAAGAAAGCCCGCAGTCGCTGTCGGCGCGTCTTCGCCTGGAACGCGCGGCGGACCTGCTGCGCGACACCGACATGATGATTGGCGAAGTGGCAGCAGCCAGCGGTTTCGACAACTGCTGCAGCTTCGCGCGTGCGTTCCGCGCCCGTTATGGGCAGTCTGCGTCGGGCTTCCGCCAGACCGGTGGATCGCTTCCGCCAAAGTCGGCAAACAGTCCGGTGGCATCGCGCAAATAA